The sequence TGGCAACTTGTAGCTGCTTGGCGAGAGCGATAATATTCTCCACAACTTCTAGATTTTCGGGGAGATGGCGATCGCCATTTGGAATCGCTTCTGCCCACGTGAAGTCACCACCCGCAATAATCGGATCGTTCAGATTTTCTGACGGAGAGGTTGCCACAGGCAACGGTTGGTTATTTTTAAGCATCAGCTTCTCCATCGCCTCCGGCCTAAGATCGGGGCTAGGACCATTTAATAAAGCTTGGTGAAACTTCTCTAACTGCTTTGGATGATTATCTTTGAACCATTGCTCAAGCTCATCAATCGCTTGATTTTGATGCTCTAAATTCTGATAAAACTTAAAGGCATTTGTTAGTTTGAACTCCATATCGGTCGATCCCTCCAGCGGGCAATTCCCTAAATACCAGCCTACCGCGCAACCTGTACCACTATTCTTTCGTTTCTCGGCTGGAGGGACAAAATCCTACTCTGGAAGATTAGAGAGACTTTCATAAAACTGGCATGTGCTCTTTCAGATTGGCTGCATCCTCCTTAAGGGGTAACTTTCCTCGTGGTTGAGGAGATGGATGAGCGCCAAAACTGGTTAAAACACTTTCCAAAGTTGGCAGGCATTGAGTCACCTTCTTCGCCCGAATGATCCCGTCCCAAACTGGCTCCAACTTCTTCCACGCCCCAGCATAGACCAAATGCCGCATCCGGCCAGACCAACGATCCTTAGCCCAAGCACCTTGGAAAATATTACTCCAACGATAAAAATCTCGATACGCTTGCCAGTAGCCTGCCTCTAGCACCTCCGGCGTCATCTTAGTTGGCTTATAAACAACATGACGAGTGTCGTATAAATCCCAGTTGGAATGAGTAATTCGTCCCTGCGCTGCCATCCGTTTGTACAAAGCAGTATCGGGATAAGGCGTCAAAATGTGAAACGTGGCAGTTTCCAATCCCTGCTGCACCGCCCATTCAACCGTGCGCGCAAACACGGTTTCATCATCGTCATCCATGCCAAAAACGAAGCTAGCATTCACCATCACGCCCAAATCCCGCAGACGGCGAATCGCAGCATTGTAATCTCGATTCAAATTTTGATATTTATGCTGTTCTCTGAGATTCGTCGGGTTAAGGGTTTCAAAGCCAACAAACAAACTGCGTAAGCCACATTCGACAGCTTTTTCCAACAATCCCGGCTGCAAGATAGATTGTACTGTTGCGGCTGCTTGCCATACGCGCCCCATTCCCTTCATCCCCTCAAACAAGGCGGCGGCGAATTCAGCGTTGCCAAACAGATGATCGTCGAGAAAATAGAGATGATGCCCTGGTAGTCGCTCAATTTCAGCCAGTGCATCGTCTACAGGTTGCGTATAGAAAGATTTGCCGCCTTTGAAGAAAGCTTCTTTGTAGCAAAAATCGCAGGTGTGAGGACAACCCCGCGACACAACAATGGAGTTAGG comes from Coleofasciculus sp. FACHB-1120 and encodes:
- a CDS encoding D-Ala-D-Ala carboxypeptidase family metallohydrolase encodes the protein MEFKLTNAFKFYQNLEHQNQAIDELEQWFKDNHPKQLEKFHQALLNGPSPDLRPEAMEKLMLKNNQPLPVATSPSENLNDPIIAGGDFTWAEAIPNGDRHLPENLEVVENIIALAKQLQVARDQIGKPFLITSWYHHKPFGAKVHGASKNQPMTGGAVDFRVEGYTGRQLAKMLDWWEGGLATYMYVPYMLHLDMGPQRRWQAQYPG
- a CDS encoding radical SAM protein, with the translated sequence MKVKMILPALTEALSPHWRPIKYSLFPPLGLATIASFFSEDDEIILQDEHVERLDLDDEPDLAVIQVYITSAYRAYELADHYRKKGAYICLGGLHVTSLPDEAATHADTIFLGPGEDTWPEFLQDFRAGHPGKVYQSKLRSLLGVPPIRRDLIKRHLYLIPNSIVVSRGCPHTCDFCYKEAFFKGGKSFYTQPVDDALAEIERLPGHHLYFLDDHLFGNAEFAAALFEGMKGMGRVWQAAATVQSILQPGLLEKAVECGLRSLFVGFETLNPTNLREQHKYQNLNRDYNAAIRRLRDLGVMVNASFVFGMDDDDETVFARTVEWAVQQGLETATFHILTPYPDTALYKRMAAQGRITHSNWDLYDTRHVVYKPTKMTPEVLEAGYWQAYRDFYRWSNIFQGAWAKDRWSGRMRHLVYAGAWKKLEPVWDGIIRAKKVTQCLPTLESVLTSFGAHPSPQPRGKLPLKEDAANLKEHMPVL